The following proteins are encoded in a genomic region of Opitutus sp.:
- the gatA gene encoding Asp-tRNA(Asn)/Glu-tRNA(Gln) amidotransferase subunit GatA, translating to MSASKPFASFFTVIDTPLFYKSIAELADALAAGTTTSVALTQAIIERTLAVEERVKAFNSYDTTDALAQAAASDARRAAGQALGPLDGIPIGIKDVIAVTGQPLTASSKMLANFVSPYDATVTLKLKKAGAVIWGRLNLDEFAMGSSTENSAFHTTRNPYNLDCVPGGSSGGSAAALAAGEAIATLGSDTGGSIRQPAALCGVVGLKPTYGLVSRFGLIAFASSLDQIGPFTRTVEDAAILLQSIVGHDEHDSTSVKTEIPDYRAALKEKKGPWRIGIPKEYFAEGLDPEVAAAVEKAVTFYEKMGCEIKNVSLPHTEYGVGVYYIIATAECSSNLSRYDGIRYGHRSTEANDVVDLYFKSRAEGFGAEVKRRIILGTYVLSSGYYDAYYLRAQKVRTLIRQDFLNAYNEVDAIITPTAPTPAFKRGAKADPLAMYLCDVYTIGVNLAGLPGISVPCGFSASGLPIGMQLIGQPFKEAELLAIANAYDSAHDWSRRTPKL from the coding sequence ATGTCCGCATCAAAACCCTTTGCTTCGTTTTTTACCGTGATCGACACGCCACTTTTTTATAAATCCATCGCCGAACTGGCCGACGCCCTCGCCGCCGGCACCACCACTTCGGTCGCCCTCACGCAGGCCATCATCGAGCGCACCCTTGCCGTGGAGGAACGCGTTAAAGCGTTTAACTCCTACGACACCACCGACGCCCTCGCCCAAGCCGCCGCCTCCGATGCGCGCCGCGCCGCCGGCCAGGCCCTCGGCCCGCTCGACGGCATTCCCATCGGCATCAAGGACGTGATCGCCGTCACCGGCCAGCCGCTCACGGCCTCGTCAAAGATGCTGGCAAACTTCGTTTCGCCCTACGACGCAACCGTCACCCTGAAGCTCAAAAAGGCCGGCGCAGTGATTTGGGGCCGGCTCAACCTCGACGAATTCGCGATGGGCTCGTCCACGGAAAACTCCGCGTTTCATACCACGCGCAACCCCTACAACCTCGACTGCGTGCCTGGCGGTTCGTCCGGTGGCAGCGCGGCCGCCCTCGCCGCCGGTGAGGCCATTGCCACCCTCGGCTCGGACACCGGCGGGTCCATTCGCCAGCCGGCCGCGTTGTGCGGCGTGGTCGGACTCAAGCCGACCTACGGCCTGGTTTCGCGCTTCGGCTTGATCGCCTTTGCCTCGTCGCTCGACCAGATCGGCCCGTTTACGCGCACGGTCGAAGACGCCGCGATCCTACTGCAATCCATCGTCGGACACGACGAGCACGACTCGACCTCGGTGAAGACGGAAATCCCCGACTACCGCGCCGCGTTAAAGGAGAAAAAAGGCCCGTGGCGCATCGGTATTCCCAAGGAATATTTCGCCGAAGGGCTCGACCCCGAGGTGGCGGCCGCGGTGGAAAAAGCGGTCACCTTTTACGAAAAAATGGGCTGCGAGATTAAGAACGTTTCCCTGCCACACACCGAGTACGGCGTGGGCGTTTATTACATCATCGCCACGGCCGAGTGCTCCTCAAACCTGAGCCGCTACGACGGCATCCGCTACGGCCACCGCTCGACCGAAGCCAACGACGTCGTTGACCTTTATTTCAAGTCGCGCGCCGAGGGTTTCGGCGCCGAGGTGAAACGCCGCATCATCCTCGGTACTTATGTGCTGAGCAGCGGTTACTACGACGCGTATTACCTGCGTGCCCAAAAAGTACGTACGCTCATCCGCCAGGACTTCCTCAACGCCTACAACGAGGTCGACGCAATCATCACGCCGACGGCACCGACACCGGCGTTTAAGCGCGGAGCCAAGGCCGATCCGTTGGCGATGTACCTGTGTGACGTTTACACGATCGGGGTAAACTTGGCGGGCTTGCCCGGCATCAGCGTACCGTGCGGGTTCTCCGCGAGCGGGCTCCCGATCGGCATGCAGTTAATCGGCCAGCCCTTCAAGGAAGCCGAGCTGCTGGCGATCGCCAACGCCTACGACTCCGCCCACGACTGGTCCCGCCGCACCCCGAAACTCTAA
- a CDS encoding DUF1232 domain-containing protein, protein MKNRKNLIPKELIQYLRSLPDGPAPTTDSYVAKGGDLVSAEAILTLREMLPDIRKKLYQVQAPTAFVQSVELLAIYFEETLGSPASVWPARQQTTFALLYFLKGYDRIPDSIPEIGYVDDAAVINQVIENHRQTLREHWAHRNWEWPSTV, encoded by the coding sequence ATGAAAAACCGTAAAAATTTAATCCCTAAAGAACTCATCCAGTACCTGCGCTCATTACCCGATGGCCCTGCCCCCACCACCGATTCCTATGTGGCCAAGGGCGGCGATTTGGTCAGCGCCGAAGCGATCCTTACGCTTCGGGAGATGCTGCCGGATATCCGTAAAAAGCTTTATCAGGTGCAAGCCCCCACCGCCTTTGTCCAAAGCGTGGAGTTGTTGGCCATTTATTTTGAAGAAACGCTGGGCTCGCCCGCCTCCGTTTGGCCCGCTCGTCAGCAGACCACCTTCGCGCTTCTGTATTTTTTAAAGGGCTACGATCGCATCCCCGACTCGATTCCCGAAATCGGCTATGTGGATGACGCCGCGGTGATCAACCAAGTGATCGAAAACCACCGGCAAACCCTGCGTGAGCACTGGGCCCATCGTAATTGGGAATGGCCTTCAACGGTCTAG
- a CDS encoding GxxExxY protein, with amino-acid sequence MNTEINQLTEQIIGAAIEVHREIGPGLLESAYQRALSHELTLRGLKFEEQKLCPIKYKALVIDDAYRLDFLVGGLVVVELKAVDSLTDVHEAQVLTYLKFTGCHLGLLLNFNSTTLIKGLRRLAR; translated from the coding sequence ATGAATACCGAGATCAATCAACTGACCGAACAGATCATTGGCGCGGCTATTGAAGTCCATCGTGAGATTGGCCCCGGGCTGCTCGAATCCGCCTACCAGCGGGCCTTGTCGCATGAACTCACCCTTCGCGGGCTGAAGTTCGAGGAGCAAAAACTTTGTCCCATCAAATACAAAGCTCTGGTTATCGACGACGCCTACCGCCTCGATTTTTTGGTCGGGGGACTGGTTGTCGTTGAGCTGAAAGCAGTCGATTCCCTCACCGACGTACATGAGGCCCAAGTTCTCACCTACTTAAAGTTCACGGGCTGTCACCTCGGCCTCCTCCTCAATTTCAACTCCACGACCCTGATTAAAGGCCTCCGCCGCCTGGCTCGGTGA
- a CDS encoding HPF/RaiA family ribosome-associated protein, with protein sequence MQLTINNLNLPVGSSLDSLVENHLTALSQQVHIDEAKVVIERRIEASPPYRVHLHISVPGPDLHTERVAFTPIQALKLALKEIESKIRARRTIHLARVKARRTAGSRVGSFSSH encoded by the coding sequence ATGCAGCTCACCATCAATAATCTGAATCTCCCCGTCGGTAGTTCCCTGGATTCTTTGGTCGAAAATCACCTCACGGCTCTCTCTCAGCAGGTGCATATTGATGAGGCTAAAGTTGTGATCGAACGGCGCATTGAAGCTTCGCCACCTTATCGCGTTCACCTCCACATCTCTGTCCCTGGCCCGGACCTCCACACGGAACGTGTCGCCTTTACGCCGATTCAGGCCCTCAAGTTGGCGCTCAAGGAGATCGAATCCAAAATTCGGGCGCGCAGGACGATTCATTTGGCTCGTGTGAAAGCACGGCGAACCGCCGGTTCCCGTGTCGGGAGCTTCAGCTCCCATTAG
- the gatB gene encoding Asp-tRNA(Asn)/Glu-tRNA(Gln) amidotransferase subunit GatB: MKYEAVIGLEVHVQIKTRSKMFTRVAAGYGQPPNTLTDPVVLALPGVLPVMNKAALDAIIKTGLMLGCDIAPLCKWDRKNYFYPDSPKNYQITQAAQPICLNGTVEIELPGPSRNIQGEHKTIALTRIHLEEDVGKLNHEAFDSLVDYNRAGTPLMELVTEPVIKSADEAYAFLTSLRATIVYGGISDCDMEKGQMRCDANISIRPVGQKELGTKVELKNLNSISYVRDGIAHEIKRQIAVVESGGVIVQETRDFDGQAGTSKSLRNKENAHDYRYFPDPDLMPVKVDAAWKARLLAECPEQPFVKQTRFQTAYQLPYTLTSALVWDHALAAFFEEAVQLAGAPKAQAVGNWVVNDLQRELGAAKLELADSKISPAHIAELVKLIDAGTLLNNAAKEVFIDMAASGEMPAAIVARKGLAAAPTDTAELETWCRAALAADAKAVAEFKGGKDSAINAFKGSVMKASKGKANPKLVDETLRRLLAEG, encoded by the coding sequence ATGAAATACGAAGCAGTCATCGGTCTTGAGGTTCACGTCCAAATCAAGACCCGTTCCAAGATGTTCACCCGCGTCGCCGCAGGCTACGGTCAGCCGCCGAACACGCTCACTGATCCCGTGGTGCTCGCTCTGCCCGGCGTGCTCCCGGTGATGAACAAGGCCGCCCTCGATGCCATCATCAAAACCGGCCTGATGCTCGGCTGCGACATCGCACCCCTGTGCAAATGGGACCGCAAAAACTACTTTTACCCCGACTCGCCCAAAAACTACCAGATCACCCAGGCCGCCCAGCCGATCTGCCTCAACGGCACCGTTGAAATCGAACTCCCCGGCCCGTCGCGCAACATTCAGGGCGAACACAAAACCATCGCCCTCACCCGCATCCACCTCGAAGAAGACGTCGGCAAACTCAACCACGAGGCCTTCGACTCTCTCGTCGACTACAACCGCGCCGGCACCCCGCTCATGGAGCTCGTCACCGAGCCCGTGATCAAAAGCGCCGACGAAGCCTACGCCTTCCTCACCTCGCTGCGCGCCACCATCGTTTACGGCGGCATCTCCGACTGTGACATGGAAAAGGGCCAGATGCGCTGCGACGCCAACATCTCCATTCGCCCCGTCGGCCAAAAGGAACTCGGCACCAAGGTTGAGTTAAAAAACCTCAACTCCATCTCCTACGTGCGCGACGGCATCGCCCACGAAATCAAACGCCAGATCGCCGTGGTCGAAAGCGGTGGCGTGATCGTTCAGGAGACCCGCGACTTCGACGGCCAAGCCGGCACCTCAAAATCGCTGCGCAACAAGGAAAACGCGCACGACTACCGCTATTTCCCCGACCCCGACCTCATGCCGGTCAAGGTGGACGCGGCGTGGAAAGCCCGCCTGCTCGCCGAGTGCCCTGAACAGCCCTTCGTAAAACAAACCCGTTTTCAAACCGCCTACCAACTGCCCTACACGCTCACCTCCGCACTGGTCTGGGACCACGCCCTCGCCGCGTTTTTTGAAGAGGCCGTGCAACTCGCCGGTGCCCCCAAGGCCCAGGCTGTGGGTAACTGGGTCGTCAACGACCTCCAACGCGAACTCGGCGCCGCCAAACTTGAGTTGGCTGATTCCAAAATCAGTCCGGCCCACATCGCCGAATTGGTTAAACTCATCGACGCCGGCACGCTGCTCAACAACGCCGCCAAAGAGGTATTCATCGACATGGCGGCCAGCGGTGAAATGCCTGCGGCCATCGTGGCCCGCAAAGGCCTCGCGGCCGCACCCACCGACACCGCCGAACTGGAAACGTGGTGCCGCGCCGCACTTGCGGCCGACGCCAAAGCCGTCGCCGAATTCAAAGGCGGCAAGGACAGCGCGATCAACGCGTTTAAGGGCTCGGTGATGAAAGCGTCCAAGGGCAAAGCTAACCCCAAGTTGGTCGACGAAACACTCCGCCGCCTGCTCGCCGAGGGTTAA
- a CDS encoding protein kinase: MIPVPHTLAALRSGQLAGITRLDLACGLAEFPREIFDLADSLEVLNLSGNALSSLPDDLARLGKVRVLFCSENRFTHLPEVLSSCANLEMVGFKSNAIRTVSAAALAPVLRWLILTDNQIAELPASIGSCTRLQKLMLAGNRLASLPEAMAGCVGLELLRLSANRFEALPDWLLQLPRLTWLAFGGNPFSSAPRGYSSPVARVRWADIELGAKLGEGASGVIHQGNWRPSPPLAGRSVAVKLFKGAVTSDGFPSDEMAACLAAGNHPNLIGVVGEITGHPAGTGGLVMPWIDPEFCNLAGPPNLATCTRDIYPDGQRFPLPLTLGLVAGLARAAEHLHARGILHGDFYAHNVLYHPTGACYLGDFGAASFYRPQQHGAGAVKAANAFEAVEVRAFGCLMGELLERCVTEAGDRCFESLTALHARCVAPEVATRPTFAEITQALEALDD, encoded by the coding sequence ATGATCCCCGTTCCCCATACCCTTGCGGCGTTGCGCTCAGGTCAGCTCGCCGGGATAACCCGGCTCGATCTGGCCTGCGGGCTTGCGGAATTCCCGCGGGAAATCTTCGACCTCGCCGATTCCCTTGAGGTCTTGAACCTCTCCGGCAACGCGTTGTCGTCCCTGCCGGATGATTTGGCCCGGCTGGGTAAGGTGCGCGTGCTGTTCTGCTCCGAGAATCGGTTTACCCACCTGCCCGAGGTGCTGTCTTCGTGCGCGAACCTTGAGATGGTGGGGTTTAAATCGAATGCGATCCGTACGGTTTCCGCCGCCGCGCTCGCCCCCGTTTTACGCTGGTTGATCCTCACGGATAATCAGATCGCGGAGCTTCCCGCTTCAATTGGCAGCTGTACCCGGCTGCAAAAACTCATGCTCGCCGGCAATCGGCTCGCGAGTTTGCCCGAAGCCATGGCGGGGTGCGTGGGGCTGGAGTTGCTGCGGCTTTCGGCGAACCGCTTCGAAGCGCTGCCGGACTGGCTGCTGCAATTGCCCCGGCTGACCTGGTTGGCCTTTGGCGGAAATCCCTTTTCGTCGGCACCGCGCGGATACAGTTCGCCCGTGGCCCGCGTGCGCTGGGCGGATATCGAGTTGGGCGCGAAGCTCGGAGAAGGCGCCTCGGGGGTGATTCACCAGGGCAACTGGCGGCCGTCGCCCCCTTTGGCCGGGCGGAGTGTGGCGGTTAAATTATTTAAAGGGGCGGTGACCAGCGACGGCTTTCCCTCCGATGAAATGGCGGCCTGCTTAGCCGCGGGTAATCACCCGAACTTGATCGGTGTGGTCGGGGAAATCACGGGGCATCCCGCCGGCACGGGCGGCTTGGTGATGCCGTGGATCGACCCTGAGTTTTGCAATTTGGCTGGGCCGCCCAATCTGGCGACGTGCACGCGCGATATTTACCCCGACGGACAGCGGTTCCCCCTGCCGCTCACGCTGGGGCTGGTGGCGGGTTTGGCGCGTGCCGCCGAACACCTGCACGCACGCGGGATTCTGCACGGGGATTTTTATGCGCACAACGTGCTCTATCATCCCACCGGCGCGTGTTACTTGGGGGACTTTGGGGCGGCGTCTTTTTATCGGCCGCAGCAGCACGGTGCGGGTGCGGTTAAAGCGGCAAACGCGTTTGAGGCGGTGGAGGTGCGCGCCTTCGGCTGCTTGATGGGCGAATTGCTTGAGCGCTGCGTGACCGAGGCCGGCGACCGCTGCTTTGAGTCGTTAACGGCGCTGCATGCGCGGTGCGTGGCGCCGGAGGTGGCGACACGGCCGACCTTCGCGGAAATCACCCAAGCGCTCGAAGCGTTGGATGATTGA
- a CDS encoding LysR family transcriptional regulator, which produces MDWLNYHHLRYFWIVAKEGGLRQAAEKLNISQPSISAQISELEAALGEKLFRRKGRANVLTDAGQTALRYADEIFNLGRELTNAIKQGPTTQTLRLHVGIADALPKLITHEILKPVFAMSRQVHVICREGKTEDLLGHLAAHRLDIVLADEPASGVSTSKVFNHHLGESSVTFCAAPELAAALKPGFPKSLHGAPALLAGESTALRRSLEKWFRAIGVRPQVLADFDDGALMKVIASDGRGFVAIPSVIVAEAKTRYGLVAIGTTLRCVDNVYAITAERRLSHPAVNLITESARRLFSQ; this is translated from the coding sequence ATGGATTGGCTCAATTATCATCACCTTCGCTATTTTTGGATTGTGGCCAAGGAGGGCGGGCTGCGTCAGGCGGCGGAGAAGTTAAACATCTCGCAGCCGTCGATTTCGGCGCAAATCAGCGAGCTTGAGGCGGCGCTCGGCGAAAAGCTGTTCAGGCGCAAAGGCCGGGCCAACGTGCTCACCGATGCCGGCCAGACCGCGCTGCGTTATGCCGATGAGATTTTCAATCTGGGCCGTGAACTCACCAACGCGATCAAGCAGGGCCCCACGACCCAGACGCTCCGACTGCACGTGGGCATCGCCGACGCACTGCCCAAGTTGATCACTCATGAAATCCTCAAGCCGGTCTTCGCCATGTCGAGGCAGGTGCATGTGATCTGCCGCGAGGGAAAAACGGAAGACCTGCTCGGGCATTTGGCGGCGCATCGGCTCGACATCGTGCTCGCCGACGAACCCGCCTCCGGAGTGAGCACCAGCAAGGTTTTTAATCACCACCTCGGAGAGTCGTCGGTTACCTTTTGTGCGGCGCCGGAATTGGCTGCCGCACTCAAGCCCGGGTTCCCCAAGTCACTACACGGTGCGCCCGCATTGCTAGCAGGGGAATCGACTGCACTGCGCCGCTCCCTGGAAAAATGGTTTCGGGCCATCGGGGTACGCCCCCAGGTGCTGGCGGATTTTGACGACGGCGCTTTGATGAAGGTCATCGCTTCCGATGGACGCGGCTTTGTGGCAATCCCGTCCGTGATCGTGGCGGAGGCGAAGACGCGCTACGGCCTGGTGGCCATCGGCACGACGCTGCGCTGCGTGGACAACGTGTATGCCATCACGGCCGAACGTCGGCTTTCGCATCCCGCGGTGAACCTGATCACCGAAAGTGCGCGGAGGCTTTTCAGCCAGTGA
- the gatC gene encoding Asp-tRNA(Asn)/Glu-tRNA(Gln) amidotransferase subunit GatC yields MSAPAELNIDRIAQLARLALTPEEKLKFSAQLVDVLANIEKLSQVDVTGVEPTAHAFPVYNVWADDVAQPGLSVEDALRNAPAQRDHMIVVPKVVE; encoded by the coding sequence ATGTCCGCTCCCGCTGAACTCAACATCGACCGCATCGCGCAACTGGCCCGCCTCGCGCTCACGCCTGAGGAAAAACTCAAGTTCTCCGCCCAGCTCGTGGACGTGTTGGCGAACATCGAAAAACTCAGCCAGGTCGACGTGACCGGCGTGGAGCCGACGGCCCATGCGTTCCCGGTTTACAACGTCTGGGCCGACGACGTTGCCCAACCCGGCCTGTCCGTTGAGGACGCGCTACGCAACGCCCCTGCCCAGCGTGACCACATGATCGTGGTGCCCAAAGTCGTCGAGTAA
- a CDS encoding glycosyltransferase family 1 protein — protein MKLAIVTETFPPEVNGVAMTFGVIARELAERGHDVTVYRPRRDDPPTADATPAYRVVNLPGMPIPGYPLLRLGLPAGRTLKRLWRAEPPDLVHVVTEGPLGATAVTAARALGVPVSSSFHTNFHKYTSSYGYGAFHQITLSWLRHVHNRTRRTFVPTPELCEELAAVGFRDLAVLSRGVDTRQFSPSRRSDDLRASWNAAADTPVVLHVGRMAAEKNYDLVFRTFDAMRAANPKCRFVLAGEGPLKERLMREHPECIFTGFFSREEIGRYYASADIYIHASLSETFGNVLTEAMASSLAVAGFNYAAAFKFIRDGENGLSVPCDQPEALIQAGVRLATDCALREKLRRAARTTVEPQSWSKVIVRFEQDLASIVGENSDTAARQHQLASL, from the coding sequence GTGAAACTTGCCATCGTCACTGAAACGTTCCCGCCAGAAGTAAACGGAGTGGCCATGACCTTCGGCGTCATCGCCCGAGAACTCGCGGAACGAGGGCATGATGTTACCGTTTACCGGCCTCGGCGGGATGATCCCCCCACAGCAGACGCAACCCCGGCATACCGTGTGGTTAACTTACCCGGGATGCCCATTCCCGGTTATCCGCTGCTGCGACTCGGACTGCCTGCCGGCCGCACACTAAAGCGCCTCTGGCGCGCCGAACCACCCGACCTCGTTCATGTTGTGACTGAGGGACCGCTGGGGGCCACCGCCGTCACCGCCGCTCGCGCCCTCGGCGTGCCCGTGAGCTCCAGCTTCCACACCAATTTCCACAAGTACACGAGCTCCTACGGCTACGGGGCCTTTCACCAGATCACGCTTTCCTGGTTGCGCCACGTGCACAACCGCACGCGCCGCACCTTCGTGCCCACGCCTGAACTGTGCGAGGAACTCGCCGCCGTCGGCTTCCGCGATTTGGCCGTCCTGTCGCGCGGCGTCGATACCCGCCAATTCAGCCCCTCGCGCCGCTCGGACGATCTGCGCGCCAGCTGGAACGCCGCAGCGGACACGCCCGTTGTCCTGCACGTGGGACGCATGGCCGCCGAGAAAAACTACGACCTGGTGTTTCGCACCTTTGATGCGATGCGCGCCGCAAATCCTAAATGCCGCTTCGTACTCGCCGGCGAGGGCCCGCTCAAAGAACGACTCATGCGCGAACACCCGGAGTGCATTTTCACCGGATTTTTCTCACGCGAGGAGATCGGCCGCTATTACGCCTCCGCCGACATCTACATCCACGCGAGCCTCTCCGAGACGTTTGGCAACGTGCTCACCGAAGCGATGGCCAGCAGCCTGGCGGTTGCCGGCTTTAACTACGCGGCCGCCTTTAAGTTTATCCGCGACGGCGAAAACGGCCTGAGTGTCCCCTGTGACCAGCCCGAAGCTCTGATCCAAGCCGGCGTGCGCTTGGCTACCGACTGCGCACTGCGGGAAAAACTTCGCCGCGCCGCCCGCACCACCGTCGAACCCCAATCCTGGTCGAAGGTCATTGTTCGCTTCGAACAAGACTTGGCCTCTATTGTTGGCGAAAACAGCGATACCGCTGCCCGCCAACACCAACTCGCCTCACTTTAA
- a CDS encoding phenylalanine--tRNA ligase subunit beta — protein MKVSLNWLQSYVDLTGVSAEDISRAITFLGFEVEQVIRTGAPAFTNVVVGHILTRDKHPNADKLSVCTVDVGAAHGGVRTIVCGAPNCDVGNSVPVALPGAVLPGDFVIKEAKVRGQASSGMMCSAKELTLSHEAQGLLLLNGGLPAGTPINDALPTGDTVFDIEITPNRPDCLSHLGVARELSAWFKKELRYPEVSFTPASIGTSPRTDLLKSIRVDNPTSCPLYTATVVTGVNVGPSPEWMQQRLTAVGLRPINNVVDIGNYVMLEYGQPVHAFDAHKLAGAELIVRSANEGEKITTLDGKTRELGSPMLVIADAHKPVVIAGIMGSADAGVTETTTDLILEVACFKRQSVRATGKRLGLGSDSSYRYERGVDVHSLDEAAHRFIDLVLAHAGGQVAGPIHRVGGDQPWEREITVTPAFINAKLGFEIPADIIKTSLESLELVLAREEQTEDGGLTWTFSVPSWRDDLDRPIDLVEEVVRLYGTEKIPSSVITAPGLVGNDDPIVLFNRHVTDALVGQGFNEAVNYTLRPGKELAAWATTEAVADLALANPFVEDQSHLRPTLVSGLLETLKLNQSRGVAASQFFETGRVFIERNGQLSECVAAAFIIAEDTGERSWRTREAADFYTAKRHTATISAFAGIELERQPTSLVHVPAHGWQEGHAATAGDIKHGWTSTFGLVSLAHLKSLGITGKVYAGFFAIVSEKVSAEAERRSYKPFGLQPAALRDLALLVPETTSSAEVQKALAKVARAAVGAAFALEAVHVFDVYQGKGLPEGTKSLAYSLVFRAPDRTLTDDEVNAVFTQIQDELLKTTPYQIRK, from the coding sequence ATGAAAGTTTCCCTCAACTGGCTCCAGTCCTACGTAGATCTCACCGGTGTGTCCGCCGAGGATATTTCGCGCGCCATCACCTTCCTCGGCTTCGAGGTCGAGCAGGTCATTCGCACCGGCGCCCCAGCGTTTACCAACGTGGTCGTTGGCCACATCCTCACCCGCGACAAACACCCCAACGCCGACAAGCTCTCCGTTTGCACCGTCGATGTCGGCGCAGCTCACGGAGGCGTGCGTACCATCGTCTGCGGCGCCCCCAACTGCGACGTCGGCAACAGCGTGCCGGTTGCCCTGCCTGGCGCAGTTCTGCCCGGTGACTTTGTCATCAAAGAGGCCAAGGTCCGCGGTCAAGCCTCCTCGGGCATGATGTGCTCAGCCAAGGAGCTCACGCTATCCCACGAGGCGCAAGGTCTGCTGCTGCTCAACGGCGGCCTGCCCGCCGGCACGCCCATCAACGACGCGCTCCCGACCGGCGACACGGTGTTCGACATCGAGATCACGCCAAACCGCCCCGACTGCCTTTCCCACCTCGGCGTCGCCCGCGAGCTCTCCGCTTGGTTCAAAAAGGAACTGCGTTATCCCGAGGTCAGTTTCACGCCCGCCTCAATCGGCACCTCGCCGCGTACCGACCTGTTAAAATCGATTCGCGTCGATAATCCGACCAGTTGCCCGCTTTACACCGCCACGGTGGTCACCGGCGTCAACGTCGGACCCAGCCCGGAGTGGATGCAGCAGCGCCTCACCGCTGTGGGCCTGCGCCCAATCAACAACGTGGTCGATATCGGCAACTACGTGATGCTCGAATACGGCCAGCCCGTGCACGCTTTCGACGCCCACAAACTCGCCGGTGCCGAACTCATCGTGCGCTCCGCCAACGAGGGCGAAAAAATCACCACCCTCGACGGTAAAACACGCGAACTGGGCTCGCCCATGCTGGTGATCGCCGACGCTCACAAACCGGTGGTCATCGCCGGCATCATGGGCTCGGCCGACGCCGGCGTCACGGAGACGACCACCGATTTGATTCTGGAGGTCGCCTGCTTCAAACGCCAATCGGTGCGCGCCACCGGCAAGCGCCTCGGCCTCGGCTCCGATTCCTCCTACCGCTACGAGCGTGGCGTCGACGTTCACTCGCTCGACGAAGCCGCCCACCGCTTCATCGACCTGGTCCTCGCCCACGCTGGCGGTCAAGTCGCCGGCCCTATCCACCGTGTCGGCGGCGACCAACCGTGGGAGCGTGAGATCACCGTAACGCCGGCCTTTATTAACGCCAAACTCGGCTTCGAGATTCCTGCCGATATCATCAAAACCTCGCTCGAATCGCTGGAGCTGGTGCTCGCGCGCGAAGAGCAAACCGAAGACGGCGGCCTCACTTGGACGTTCTCCGTGCCGAGCTGGCGCGATGACCTCGACCGCCCGATCGACTTAGTCGAGGAAGTCGTGCGCCTCTACGGCACCGAAAAAATCCCCAGCAGCGTCATCACCGCGCCTGGCTTGGTGGGCAACGACGACCCGATCGTCCTCTTTAACCGCCACGTCACCGACGCCCTCGTGGGCCAAGGTTTCAACGAAGCGGTTAACTACACGCTGCGCCCAGGCAAAGAGCTCGCGGCGTGGGCGACCACTGAGGCGGTCGCCGACCTCGCGTTGGCCAACCCCTTCGTCGAAGACCAATCGCACCTGCGACCCACGCTGGTGAGCGGCCTGTTGGAAACCCTCAAACTCAACCAATCGCGTGGCGTGGCCGCCTCGCAATTCTTTGAGACCGGCCGGGTTTTTATTGAGCGCAACGGTCAGCTGTCCGAGTGCGTCGCCGCCGCCTTCATCATCGCCGAAGACACGGGCGAGCGCAGCTGGCGCACCCGTGAAGCCGCCGATTTCTACACCGCCAAGCGCCACACGGCGACGATCAGCGCTTTTGCCGGCATCGAGCTGGAGCGCCAGCCCACCTCGCTGGTTCACGTGCCCGCCCACGGTTGGCAAGAAGGCCACGCGGCCACCGCCGGCGACATCAAACACGGGTGGACGTCCACCTTCGGCCTGGTGAGCCTCGCCCACCTCAAATCCCTCGGCATCACGGGCAAAGTGTACGCAGGCTTTTTTGCCATCGTATCCGAAAAGGTCAGCGCCGAGGCCGAGCGTCGCAGCTACAAACCCTTCGGTTTACAACCGGCCGCCCTGCGTGACCTCGCGTTGCTGGTCCCCGAAACGACGAGCTCCGCTGAAGTGCAAAAAGCCCTCGCCAAGGTGGCTCGTGCCGCCGTGGGCGCGGCATTCGCGCTCGAAGCGGTGCACGTGTTCGACGTTTACCAAGGCAAAGGCCTGCCCGAAGGAACTAAGAGCCTAGCCTATTCTTTGGTCTTCCGTGCCCCCGACCGCACGCTCACCGACGACGAAGTGAACGCCGTCTTCACCCAGATCCAAGACGAGTTACTCAAAACCACGCCCTACCAAATCCGCAAATAA